TGAGTGGCAGTTGTCTTCCGTGGCTAATTTTCAATATTACAATCAACTCCCTTTCTTTTCAATCATACTTTCGAATATCACagtttatttattgtaataaaatcatatttacgATTGTATGGAAAGAAAGAGTTCAAGTCATTTGACCATGACCCATGTCCTGCATAATCTTCTTCTAATATGGAGTGATAGGGTAATTTAATGATTTTGAGAAGAAAACATAAGAGTTTGAGAGATAGATGTGAGTTCAACTCACTTTCTTCAACATTTCTAAGAATTAATTACTAACATTTatcattttgaagaaaaaatccTAATACATTTTACGTACAGTAGTTTTCAAAATTCTAACAAAAAGGAAAATGCTGTCACAGATACAATTTAATCACTTAATTTAGGATTTAGATCCAATTCTTTGCCCCATATTCTAAAGGTGtggtttgttttctttttacaGGGTAAAAATATAGTTCCTTATAGCTTCTACCCGTtacattatataaaattttaaagttctGAGCATCAAAATTCTCCTTTACATAAATTAGTAGACGGATAAAGGATGAAGTGAAGCCTTCCAAATTGTTCCTTCTCATTGAATAAGTTGAAACCCGGTAATATATTAGCACGAGTGCTGCATTAGGAACTAGCACTTGTTGATGGCTCAACTGTACCAACCGGATCAGGGTTAGTATCAGTTCGAGTGCCTGCATTCCGTCTTCCTGATTTCTGATTCTCAGATTTATCCTGATCTTGCTTTACCAGCACTGGTTTAAACTGCCAAAAGTTCAAATGCAATAAAAAAGGGCTCAAGTACCAAAAGGAGTATCGTATGCAACCGCGTATAAAAATGGACAAGACGGAAAACACAGGATCCTAAAATTCTAGATTAGTGCAAACCTGATAAATAGAATATATAACATTTCTTCTTATTTGTGCCATCATCTCCAAGAAAAGGTTGTAGCCCTCAAGCTTATATTCAATAAGTGGATCACGCTGTGCATACCCTCGTAAACCAACAGCTTGCTGAACAAATTTTAGCGCTTGTAGATGTTCTTTCCACAGCCGATCGATATTGCTCAAGATCAGAAACCGTTCTGCTTCTTTCATCAAACCCGGAGCTTGTTGCTCCACAATATCCTATGGCAGCATTTATAGTCAGTCATGCAATGAAATATCAAATGAAACAAAGGTAAATGGAGATTGTGAACAAATATGGCACAGATACTAAAAGTCGATGCATTTGTGTTTCAGACGAAATCAAGCCCTATCAATAATCATAAATAATCTCAAATGACAGACAGCTCAAAATTGAAAACTTTGTAAAGGTTTagttttgttgatatttttctaTCTTTAATTAATGGACTATCCTCAATTTGATCCATACTCCTACTAGAACCTTTTTTGACGGAATGCTCCTATTAGGACTTTTACACAGATATTATCATACATGGTCATAAAAGGGGAAGAACTATACTAAGAGATTGCATTGCACTTATAATTTACATAAAAGATTGATCTTTGAAACcccaaatgtaaaaaaaatgacaattaaatattaagtaactgtCCACTGACCCTTTTTTGCAGATAGGCTTGTTTACCCCGAAAACGGAGATTGCTCCGCAATTCCTCATAATCAGAACACTCGCTCCTCAACAGATCAGGGGTCAGATCTTTCAACAAGTAGCAATATCtgaaaacaaatcaaatatcTTCTGTCAACAAAATTGTCAGATCCAGATTATAAATGAAAACAGGAAACACGGACGATAGTTCATAACCACAGTATCAGTCATTAAAATACCCAGGCCAAATACCCAAGAGATTGGGCTAGTGTTTACAAATGTATGCTTCTAATTTTGACCACTCAGTTTGGACTTACGGGCAGTTTACAAAACAAAAGTTTCCTAAATCCATCAGGATGATATGGAGAGTGCTCTTAAGAATGCTTGGGGAATCTTAATATGTGTTGACGAAAAACAATCTGCCTTCTCATAAAACACATTTCAAAAAAATGTAACCCCTCATAttccaataaggtttttaacaaaatatagcAACCTTTGAAATATCAAATTACtttgaagtaaaataaaataagttgtcgaacttaaaaataaaaatttgaaatttaattagaATAGAAAAGTAAGTCATAAATACAAAGATCTAAATATACATACAAGAGTAGAACTCATCaagttaaacaaaaaaaaatcataaactaAGACTCTGATAGTGCTGAATTCGCAAGACAGAAATTTTGCATCCAGTCAAATTCGCTTAACGAATTTAAATTGGATAAATGAACTTGTCGGTCTAAGAAGGGCTGTTGGGCTGTAGTCTGACACTCTGACCCACCCAACTTAGTAAATCATTGGTATCAttggaaattttgaaaaataaaataataaaatatatagtgtACTACTTTTACAACAAAATGCATATTACATtagttaattatataaataaataagagatactttttttttacaaactactTTATTAAATGCAAAACgtagttttttaatatttaatattaagtaACGTAAACCTGAAGCTACTAGTAAGCTAACATCATTAACTGTTGTACTATGGAACCCGCACTAGTTCAGCCTGCTCTGTGAAACCACCTAGTTTTTGCCAATTCATGGTAGATCAATTTGGTCCTATTTGGTAGACATCAAGCAGTCACAAAAAATCTTACTGGCTCATAGTTGAAGAGGCAGATTGGCTTGTCCAGGTTTAAAAGTGTCTACTTAACAAGACTACGAGATCATTCATGCtatataattaaacaaaagaagGCATCAAACACAGAATAAAAAAAGTTCACTTACTGCTGAATTTTGGCAATTAGTTTATCAAGATCCCAGCTGTCTTTTGGAGCCTCAGAACCAATGTTGGCCTAATTCATCACAAGGTTTTATTTTTGCATTACACGATGGAGCAAGCTATAAAAAGAACCATAATTTTAGCATAGGCTTACCTCTAAAATGTCATCCATTGTCAATTCAGCATATTCAATAAGAAGAGACTGAAGATTGTCTGATTGAAGGGCTCGTCTTCTCTCTGTATAAACACGATCTCTTTGGCTATTAAGTACTTCGTCAAACTCAAACAATTGCTTCCGAATGTCAAAGAAATAGTTCTCCACTTTCCTTTGGGCTTCATCTAATGCTTTGGTTAACATCTGAGACTCAATAGGTAAGTCTTCTACTCTGAAAGCTCGCATTAAGCCCTGCATATCACAATATTACCCATGTTTTAGGAAATCAAAATCCTGGTGCAGTAGCAAGACCATAACCACATTACCTGAATTCGGTCTCCGCCAAATATCCGAAAAATATTATCTTCAAGACTTAAAAAGAAGCGGGAACTTCCTGGATCCCCCTGTCTACCACTTCGACCGCGCAGCTTTAGAAATTAAAGTTCCAAGGTTAAACatttatttgacaatactaTTTTGTGGAAGGGAAGAAGGAGCGATAGAAAGGAGATATGATATCAGTGAGAATAATAGACGATAAGGGATATGTTAATGTGCAAGGTGCCAGGGCCACTAGCTATTCCAGTCCCCTATCCTCCTCCTTCAACCCAACAAGGAAAAGgagagaagaaaagaaaacctGATTATCAATTCGCCGTGATTCATGACGCTCTGTACCCACTACATGTAATCCACCAGCCGCCACAACCTGCAGTCAAAAtgcttaaaaaaatgaataaacgaCAATAGATCATGGAAAGTGTTACTCTTCAAAACAAATTGACCTTTTTCCTCTCTTCCTCAGTGAAGACTTTATATTCCTTGCTGATTTCCACAAATGCATTTCTCAGCTCGGCAATGACTTCATCTTGGGCAGGGCCCTACATAAAATCCGaatgacaatttgataataCTAAGATTAAAAATTCACAAAAGTATTAAAACAAAGAAGAAAGTTTCATTTGCCTTAAGTTTTCTAATAATTACACTAGCCATCAACAGAATGTCACCTTTTCAGAGGAATATGATAGGCGCTCCTCTGCTTCCAGCTCAGTTAATGATCTCTTACCCCATGTTTTAACAGCTAATTGCACGGCCTTCTCAGCCAATTCGGTATTTTTGTTTGACAGTTGGCATGGAAACAGCTTCTCATTCACCTGGATAATAGACATATGTGGAGATTACAAACagtaactataaaaaaaagtatgttcTTATTGCGTATACGGATACACACTAGCTAAAACTAAcaccaaaattttcatttttaagcaAAGTATATTTGTGGGTATTTtagtaatataaaattttaaaaatgctcTTGAATCaaactttttttccttttcaaccAGACATCCAGACCTCTCTCCCCTTTCACCATCCTTTCTTCACTTTTGGCAGAATGATTCATCTCTTAcaactaaattataatataactCTTTCATAGTCAAATATTTTCACCCGTTGTTTAAGTAGAAGCCTGGGTTCCagcactttttttctttctgttcaTACGGTTCAGTATTGCAAACTAAAAATGTTGGAGGATGCAAAAGTACTATTTGGGCTTAATGGTGTCTGATACTTGCTGTCCAGTACTTCCCATTTTAGCAATTTTATCAACCATTAATTCATTCTAACAACTAATTTTAAGAACTTCACACTTATGTCTTCTTAATGCTTTCCCATAAGTGCATTCCATCTCTGAGTCCTAGATATGTCaagaattgaataaaaataaagtagaaaaatataaaaagaatgaGAAAAGGAGGCAAGTAATTAatgaattgtttattttttcagaaATTATCCGAGTAATATATCACATATatccttattttactttaatttttttgaaagcatAAATAGGATATGTGATCTAAATGAAGGTGTAGGTTGAAAACATCttccttataaaaaaaacaagcaGGGGGCATCAGCAATCCCTATACACAAACACCACTATAATTTACATAAGgaaatatcataattaaaaaacacCATACCTTCCATGTCTTATTTGGAGGAGGTTTCTTTACTGACACAAAAACTCCTTCAGCTAGCTTAACAACTCTGCAATCATATGTTCCCAGAAAGAATGAAACGTGTTTCTAATGAAAGACAGGGTCTAATAGGATTCTAAGCATAGGAGTAACTAGAAGGTGCTTTTCCAACAAAGTTGTATCAGTGACAAATGAATCCTGGAGGCAGTAAGATTGCACAAGTAAGGAATATGCATATGCAATTATCATAGGTTCGACCCTCTAAACAAAGCCAACTTTCAGAAATATAAAGATGAAAGAACAGGCCTACAATAAGAACATGGAGATTCTGATAGGCGAAATAAAATGCTTTGTgcatatgaacttattgcaaACAATAATCGCTTGATGTGGCTGCTTAAGAAATACGACTGGTCAATTATTCAttagatgattttatttaatttcccTCATCTGCATCATGTTTCTCTATCTGCAATTGCCATGGGGGTGCCAAAGGAGAGTTGACCGCTGTGTTGGCCAGCCACATGGATAACCAATTTAAGGTATTAATTGTTGTCATATGCCTATGAAGGTAAAGAATAGCTATTTTATAGATAATATgtcattataatattattagttatCGGATATTGTGCCCTTAAGAAAGAGAAATATTTCTTGTACATGTCTCATAGTTGTATACTGATGGGTCACTTACATCAAAATCCAAAATCCTACAAGGCTATTATTGTAGGCCTAAGGAAGCAAGAGAAGTGGGTGCAAATGTAAAGTAGAGGGAATGTTTTCAAGGAGAGAGAAATAAATCAATGATTGCTTACAGTACAGAGAAAAGGGGAAAATGAATGTAAACGTGGCTAGGGGGTTCACATAGGACTTCACTGTCACTTTTCTAATTTCAGGCCTGTGCCTTGGACTAGGAGTCTCCTCCAAAGCGGAAAACTTCTGCTCTTATATCTCTGTAACTTTTTCTGATTTCactattcaaaataatctcccTGTTAAGATAGGAATGGTATCTGATTTGTACTTATTTTTCACGAAGCATCACAggaggtattttttacacaattCATTTTTCTAAGAAACCATGTGATCAAAGGCTTCACaatgcaatttattttcttcaattggCTGACTCTTTCTCTTAGTCATTGTGAGTACAACTTGAAAATTTGAAGCCACTTCATCATTATTACTACTCTCTTTCTTCATGGACAAACAAACTTTCTCACTTTCTTATACACAAGCCTACACAGAGCAACACCCTTATTGTAGCATACTTCACACAAAACCTTTTAGTATATCAGTATCTCTTTTTAACCATGCTCACCTACTCCCACTAAACCTTACCCTTTCTCTTCAAGACACTACTAGATTTTACCTCAAAAGGAACATggtaaaaacacattttaaattACATGCTAAAGGCAACAGGTACATGGATGGGTAAAGTTTCCAGAAACAAGCATGCCAATTAAAGCTCCACGTACCTTGGCATCAGTATCTCGCGAAGCTTCAAGCGTGCCATAAATTCAGCATTACCGCCAAGGATTATATCCGTCCCACGACCAGCCATATTGGTGGCAATTGTCACTGCCCCAAGACGACCACTCTGTGCTACAATTTCTGCTTCCCTCTCTACATTTTCTGGTTTTGCATTAAGAACcttaaaacaaaacatatttgATTATACTTGTACTCAAAAAATTAAACAGAAAAAGGTTATTAGATTAAGCTTTATTCTCATGCTTTCAAATGGATGAACAGTTGGGTCAGTTTTAGCCACACTTGATCAAGGCTAAGAATAGGTTGTccttttttagaaacaaaaatcatttgaaaCAGGTATTGTTTAGAAAATATTGCATTCTCAGATTCTGTCCATTTTCCATTACGAAAATATAGACTTTACCTCATGCGGAATTCCAGCTTCCTTCAATTGCTCAGACAAAGAATCACTCTGCTCAACGCTGGTGGTACCAACAAGCACAGGTCGGCCAGTTTTGTGAATTCTCGAGATTTCCACCACAACTGCACGCCATTTCCCAGTAGTAGCCTTGAAAACTACATCAGATTCATCCTGAGAGAAATTAGGAATTAGAGAAACATCAAGTAATTTATGAAAATTGCTTTATAAGTCAGACATGCACTAAATAACTGAAGATGAAAAGTAAGGCTTCCAAACTCTACTTTTGATGGAAATGAGTTACCACCACTACCTCTTGTGGAAATACAATAATAACTTACCCTTGCATTGTTCTCGCATATATAAAcatagtaaaaatattaatcatccTTCCCACTCAGCAATTGAGATACAAACTTCACATGGCAAAGCAATCATAAGTTCATTAAAGTGTTGCATATGAATGACAGGCAAGAAGAGACCTTTCTTAACATAGGTTTGTTTGTAGGCACCATTGTAACTTTAAGCTTGTAAATACTTTCAAATTCTGTGCTTTCTGTTGCTGCAGTGCCAGTCATGCCGCAAAGTTTTGGGAACTGTAAAAGcacatatttaaaagaattaagGTAATTTCCACGGCTAATAAGACTCTGAACTGAGGACTTATTTAATCAGGTCAGATACAATATTTCCAACCTGCAGAAAGAAATTCTGGTAACTTATAGAAGCCAATGTCACGGTTTCATTTTGAATGGGCAACCC
The genomic region above belongs to Cicer arietinum cultivar CDC Frontier isolate Library 1 chromosome 4, Cicar.CDCFrontier_v2.0, whole genome shotgun sequence and contains:
- the LOC101515753 gene encoding protein translocase subunit SecA, chloroplastic — encoded protein: MASSSLCSSFTSTAWNPQNRLHHKTLILPASSFICREFRLHSPSVSKTRRSRSRRTSAVASLGGFLGGIFKGNDTGEATRKQYAATVNIINGLEPQISSLSDSELRDKTFALRERAQQGESLDSLLPEAFAVVREASKRVLGLRPFDVQLIGGMVLHKGEIAEMRTGEGKTLVAVLPAYLNALIGKGVHVVTVNDYLARRDCEWVGQVPRFLGLKVGLIQQNMTSEQRKENYLCDITYVTNSELGFDYLRDNLATSVEELVIRGFSYCVIDEVDSILIDEARTPLIISGPADKPSDRYYKAAKIAQAFERDIHYTVDEKQKTVLLSEQGYEDAEEILAVKDLYDPREQWASFVLNAIKAKELFLRDVNYIIRGKEVLIVDEFTGRVMQGRRWSDGLHQAVEAKEGLPIQNETVTLASISYQNFFLQFPKLCGMTGTAATESTEFESIYKLKVTMVPTNKPMLRKDESDVVFKATTGKWRAVVVEISRIHKTGRPVLVGTTSVEQSDSLSEQLKEAGIPHEVLNAKPENVEREAEIVAQSGRLGAVTIATNMAGRGTDIILGGNAEFMARLKLREILMPRVVKLAEGVFVSVKKPPPNKTWKVNEKLFPCQLSNKNTELAEKAVQLAVKTWGKRSLTELEAEERLSYSSEKGPAQDEVIAELRNAFVEISKEYKVFTEEERKKVVAAGGLHVVGTERHESRRIDNQLRGRSGRQGDPGSSRFFLSLEDNIFRIFGGDRIQGLMRAFRVEDLPIESQMLTKALDEAQRKVENYFFDIRKQLFEFDEVLNSQRDRVYTERRRALQSDNLQSLLIEYAELTMDDILEANIGSEAPKDSWDLDKLIAKIQQYCYLLKDLTPDLLRSECSDYEELRSNLRFRGKQAYLQKRDIVEQQAPGLMKEAERFLILSNIDRLWKEHLQALKFVQQAVGLRGYAQRDPLIEYKLEGYNLFLEMMAQIRRNVIYSIYQFKPVLVKQDQDKSENQKSGRRNAGTRTDTNPDPVGTVEPSTSASS